A stretch of the Archangium violaceum genome encodes the following:
- a CDS encoding LysR family transcriptional regulator: MPPRKLPRHLVWLESFAASVESGSLEGAAEHLGVARSVVSEHIRALEEALADGQPLLERGPGRRLHLTARGEKLYEGTQTPLHQLDLKRLRDLASAESSLRMGLNPTLSNFLLAGIAGDVAQAHIKLEVSFGGTFDLVRQVQTRQLDLAVDFTPLPPHRGVEAESLLHLPFVVLAGPQSELASRHASRRALHVRDLEGQPFVDWQRDDPYGGANSARFAAHDVTVREVSRVQSFLHLFDLLRAYRACAIAPDLRLLRSFPEDLFVWALREEDPQSVEVVALRPSGGPGSEAAQIVLAGLRQRLASKRRKSD, encoded by the coding sequence ATGCCCCCACGCAAGCTCCCGCGTCACCTCGTCTGGCTCGAGTCCTTCGCGGCCTCCGTCGAGTCCGGCAGCCTCGAAGGCGCCGCCGAGCACCTCGGCGTGGCCCGCTCCGTCGTCAGTGAGCACATCCGCGCCCTCGAGGAGGCCCTCGCCGATGGTCAGCCCCTCCTCGAGCGCGGCCCCGGCCGCCGACTCCACCTCACCGCCCGCGGAGAGAAGCTCTACGAGGGCACCCAGACGCCCCTGCACCAGCTCGACCTCAAGCGCCTGCGCGACCTCGCCAGCGCCGAGTCCAGCCTTCGCATGGGCCTCAACCCCACCCTCTCCAACTTCCTCCTCGCTGGCATCGCCGGAGACGTGGCCCAGGCCCACATCAAGCTCGAGGTCAGCTTCGGCGGCACCTTCGACCTCGTGCGTCAGGTGCAGACGCGCCAGCTCGACCTGGCCGTGGACTTCACCCCGCTGCCTCCCCACCGCGGCGTCGAGGCCGAGTCCCTCCTGCACCTGCCCTTCGTCGTCCTCGCCGGCCCCCAGAGCGAGCTGGCCTCCCGCCACGCCTCCCGCCGCGCCCTCCACGTGCGCGACCTGGAGGGCCAGCCCTTCGTCGACTGGCAGCGGGACGACCCCTACGGCGGCGCCAACAGCGCCCGCTTCGCCGCCCATGACGTCACCGTGCGCGAGGTGTCCCGCGTGCAGAGCTTCCTCCACCTCTTCGACCTGCTGCGCGCCTACCGCGCCTGCGCCATCGCTCCGGACCTGCGCCTGCTGCGCTCCTTCCCCGAGGACCTCTTCGTCTGGGCCCTGCGCGAGGAGGACCCCCAATCCGTCGAAGTGGTGGCCCTCCGTCCCTCGGGCGGCCCCGGCTCCGAGGCCGCTCAAATCGTCCTCGCCGGACTGCGTCAACGCCTCGCGTCGAAACGGCGGAAAAGCGACTAA
- a CDS encoding GNAT family N-acetyltransferase gives MKLSEEANREQRRQWLEWTVRSEEQLALLHQPPYGDRAVVLKDGGSFVGLVGLVPLLAPFGQLPSFGRVEGARSSPEVGLFWAISPRFQRKGYATEAARALVQYAFGTLKLSRIVAGTERGNSASMAVMRHLGMRLEENPFPEPPWFQVTGRLEASEVIS, from the coding sequence ATGAAGCTGAGTGAAGAGGCGAATCGGGAGCAGCGCCGTCAATGGCTGGAGTGGACCGTCCGCAGCGAGGAGCAACTGGCCCTCCTGCACCAACCGCCCTACGGTGACCGTGCGGTGGTGCTCAAGGACGGCGGTTCCTTCGTTGGCCTGGTGGGTCTCGTGCCGTTGTTGGCCCCGTTCGGCCAGCTGCCCAGCTTTGGCCGGGTCGAAGGCGCGCGGTCCTCACCCGAGGTCGGCCTCTTCTGGGCCATCTCACCGCGCTTTCAGCGAAAGGGGTACGCCACGGAGGCCGCTCGCGCCCTGGTGCAGTACGCCTTCGGGACCTTGAAGCTAAGTCGGATCGTCGCGGGCACCGAGCGCGGAAACAGCGCCTCGATGGCCGTGATGCGTCACCTGGGAATGCGCCTCGAAGAGAACCCATTCCCAGAGCCCCCCTGGTTCCAGGTCACCGGGCGCCTGGAAGCCAGCGAGGTCATCTCGTAG
- a CDS encoding helicase-related protein: protein MNSSPSSRPSVVVAELGPTNTGKTHRAIERMLEHDTGMMGLPLRLLAREVYDRVTARVGEGRVALMTGEEKRLPPRPDYWICTVEAMPTDRPVDFLAVDEIQLAAHRERGHVFTDRLLHARGRRETWFLGADTMRPMVQALIPHASVKRATRLSQLRYSGRRSLKSLPPRSAVVAFSADRVYELAESLRRLRGGVAVVLGALSPRTRNAQVAMYQAGEVQYLVATDAIGMGLNLDLNHVAFAALSKYDGAEQRELFPDELAQIAGRAGRHLNDGTFGTLNTLPDLHPRVTSAIEAHRFPAVRSLIWRNEALDFSSPESLLDSLSRAPRHSAFIRVERADDFDALKELSHVPAIREVATDRASVELLWQVCQIPDFRKGLFGQHVALLRETFLQLSEGDGKLEQAWLSKQVSPLDDVAGDIHTLMDRLAAIRIWTYISHRSSWLHEAEYWQERTRRIEDALGDALHERLVERFVQRAARRSARRFVRATAQPATRSDSPFARLGSLLGEVPGADGAAMTEEQFVQRVVDATHEAFVVDALGNISFEGQPLARLVRGTDRRSPQLALTEPEVWTGGARRRLERRLVALARDLVTEAMGGFPAEALSGADRSAATRGLAYRLAEGLGVISRGEAREQWRLLDDEARERLRSLGVREGQRFLYVAEALAPHALERRCMLTALFQRSPAPNGVPGEPVLGVAELGGRDARAFGYEVLGPVALRVDIVERLGEALRHPHGARQVQTLMQELRLESDVRTRVLRELGGPSGNAPLKRRRRRRRGKSPAMAPDKSGASGQPAHAGAHQKPRRSGAGEGGV from the coding sequence ATGAACTCCAGCCCATCCAGCCGGCCGTCCGTCGTCGTGGCGGAGCTGGGGCCTACGAATACGGGGAAGACCCACCGCGCCATCGAGCGCATGCTCGAGCACGACACGGGCATGATGGGTCTGCCGCTCCGTCTGCTCGCTCGTGAGGTCTACGACCGGGTGACCGCTCGAGTGGGCGAGGGGCGGGTCGCCCTGATGACCGGGGAAGAGAAGCGCCTGCCGCCGCGCCCCGACTACTGGATCTGCACGGTCGAGGCGATGCCGACCGATCGACCGGTCGACTTCCTCGCCGTGGATGAAATCCAGCTCGCCGCCCACCGCGAACGCGGGCACGTCTTCACCGACCGATTGCTCCATGCGCGTGGGCGCCGGGAGACCTGGTTCCTCGGCGCGGACACGATGCGGCCGATGGTCCAGGCGCTCATCCCCCATGCCTCGGTGAAGCGCGCCACCCGCCTGTCCCAGCTTCGCTATTCCGGGCGGCGCTCCCTGAAGAGCCTTCCTCCGCGCTCGGCCGTGGTCGCGTTCTCCGCGGACCGCGTGTACGAGCTCGCCGAGTCGCTGCGCCGTCTGCGTGGCGGGGTTGCCGTGGTACTGGGCGCGCTCTCCCCCAGGACGCGGAACGCCCAGGTGGCGATGTATCAGGCCGGAGAGGTCCAGTACCTCGTGGCCACGGATGCCATCGGGATGGGTCTCAACCTCGACCTCAACCACGTCGCCTTCGCGGCGCTCTCCAAGTACGACGGTGCCGAGCAGCGCGAGCTCTTCCCGGACGAGCTGGCCCAGATCGCGGGCCGCGCGGGGCGCCATCTGAATGACGGGACTTTCGGCACCCTGAACACGCTGCCCGACCTGCATCCGCGGGTGACCTCGGCCATCGAGGCACACCGGTTCCCGGCGGTACGCAGTCTCATCTGGCGTAATGAAGCGCTCGATTTCTCGAGCCCGGAGTCCCTGCTGGATTCGTTGTCGCGAGCTCCGCGCCACAGTGCCTTCATCCGGGTGGAACGCGCGGATGACTTCGATGCGCTGAAGGAACTCTCACACGTTCCAGCCATTCGAGAGGTCGCCACCGACCGGGCCAGCGTCGAGTTGCTGTGGCAGGTCTGCCAGATTCCGGATTTCCGCAAGGGTCTCTTCGGTCAGCACGTCGCGCTGCTGCGTGAGACCTTCCTTCAGCTCTCCGAGGGGGATGGGAAGCTGGAGCAGGCCTGGCTGTCCAAACAGGTGTCTCCGCTCGATGATGTCGCCGGAGACATCCACACCCTGATGGACCGGTTGGCGGCCATCCGCATCTGGACCTATATCAGTCATCGTTCGAGCTGGCTGCACGAGGCCGAGTACTGGCAGGAGCGCACCCGCCGCATCGAGGACGCGTTGGGCGATGCTCTTCATGAGCGGCTCGTGGAGCGCTTCGTGCAACGGGCCGCGCGGCGGAGTGCGCGCCGGTTCGTGCGAGCCACCGCGCAGCCCGCGACCCGGTCGGACAGTCCCTTCGCCAGGTTGGGGTCCCTGTTGGGGGAGGTGCCGGGCGCTGACGGCGCCGCGATGACGGAGGAGCAGTTCGTCCAGCGGGTGGTCGACGCGACGCATGAGGCCTTCGTGGTGGACGCGTTGGGAAACATCTCGTTCGAAGGGCAGCCGCTGGCCCGTCTGGTTCGCGGGACGGACCGGCGCTCACCGCAGCTGGCGCTCACGGAGCCGGAGGTCTGGACCGGAGGCGCGCGGCGGCGGCTCGAGCGCCGTCTGGTGGCGCTGGCGAGGGATCTCGTCACCGAGGCCATGGGAGGCTTTCCAGCCGAGGCCCTTTCCGGAGCGGACCGCTCCGCGGCGACACGCGGCCTCGCCTACCGTCTGGCCGAGGGTCTGGGCGTGATTTCCCGAGGTGAGGCGCGCGAGCAGTGGCGGCTCCTGGACGATGAGGCACGAGAGCGCTTGAGGTCGCTGGGGGTCCGCGAGGGACAGCGCTTCCTCTACGTCGCCGAGGCGCTCGCACCGCATGCGCTCGAAAGGCGCTGCATGCTGACGGCGCTGTTCCAGCGGAGTCCAGCACCCAACGGGGTTCCGGGAGAACCGGTGCTCGGCGTCGCGGAGCTCGGCGGCCGGGATGCGCGAGCCTTCGGGTATGAGGTGCTCGGTCCCGTGGCACTGCGGGTCGACATCGTCGAGCGGCTCGGCGAGGCGCTGCGCCACCCGCACGGCGCTCGGCAGGTGCAAACGCTCATGCAGGAGCTGCGTCTGGAGAGCGATGTTCGCACACGGGTTCTGCGAGAGCTCGGAGGTCCGTCCGGGAACGCTCCGTTGAAGAGGCGGCGGCGACGGCGGAGAGGGAAATCGCCGGCGATGGCTCCCGACAAGAGTGGAGCCAGTGGGCAACCGGCTCACGCTGGCGCGCACCAGAAGCCCCGGAGGAGTGGGGCAGGGGAGGGGGGCGTATAG
- a CDS encoding thiol-disulfide oxidoreductase DCC family protein: MSEAKKGPGQDTPVVLFDGVCNLCNGVVNFIIDRDPSARFRFAALQSTQAAVLLAPLGRVPEADPQSFILVEDGRVYERSSAALRVARKLPGAWKLFYVFVVVPTPLRDAVYRFIARNRYRWFGKADACRMPTPELRARFL, from the coding sequence ATGAGCGAGGCGAAAAAGGGACCGGGGCAGGACACCCCGGTGGTGCTCTTCGACGGCGTCTGCAATCTCTGTAATGGGGTCGTGAACTTCATCATCGACCGGGACCCCTCGGCGCGCTTCCGCTTCGCGGCGCTCCAGTCCACCCAGGCCGCGGTGCTGCTCGCCCCCCTGGGACGCGTGCCGGAGGCCGACCCCCAGAGCTTCATCCTCGTGGAGGACGGGCGCGTGTATGAGCGCTCCAGCGCGGCCCTGCGCGTGGCCCGGAAGCTACCCGGAGCGTGGAAGCTGTTCTACGTCTTCGTGGTCGTCCCCACGCCCCTCCGCGATGCCGTCTACCGATTCATCGCGCGCAACCGCTACCGATGGTTCGGCAAGGCGGATGCGTGCCGCATGCCCACGCCGGAGCTGCGCGCGCGGTTCCTCTGA
- a CDS encoding GNAT family N-acetyltransferase codes for MSPSLRIRPYRPDDRDAVYDICVRTGAAGQDARGLYRSDELLPDVYAGPYLELEPHLAFVVDEGGRAVGYVLGTADTQAFVEAWRARWLPRVAGRHPPPVEPARTADERLIATLHHPEWMLAPELAPHPAHLHVDLLPHVQGAGYGRRLVETFLSAVAAAGAPSLHLGTGNDNTRALRFYEHLGFQRLTVAGAVGTTYFWCPTAKRG; via the coding sequence ATGAGCCCCTCCCTTCGTATTCGTCCCTACCGCCCGGATGACCGGGACGCCGTGTATGACATCTGCGTGCGCACGGGCGCGGCGGGTCAGGATGCTCGGGGCCTCTACCGGAGCGACGAGCTGCTGCCCGACGTCTACGCCGGCCCCTACCTCGAGCTCGAGCCGCACCTGGCGTTCGTGGTCGATGAGGGCGGACGCGCGGTGGGGTACGTGCTCGGCACCGCCGACACGCAGGCCTTCGTGGAGGCCTGGCGGGCCCGGTGGCTGCCGCGCGTGGCGGGCCGGCATCCTCCCCCGGTCGAGCCGGCCCGCACCGCGGACGAGCGGCTGATCGCCACGCTGCACCATCCCGAGTGGATGCTCGCGCCCGAGCTGGCCCCCCACCCGGCGCACCTGCATGTCGACCTGCTCCCCCATGTTCAGGGGGCCGGGTACGGCCGGCGCCTCGTGGAGACCTTCCTCTCCGCGGTGGCTGCCGCGGGCGCGCCCTCGCTGCATCTGGGCACGGGCAACGACAATACCCGGGCACTGCGGTTCTATGAGCATCTGGGTTTCCAGCGGCTCACCGTGGCGGGAGCCGTGGGCACCACGTACTTCTGGTGCCCTACGGCGAAGCGCGGTTGA
- a CDS encoding aldehyde dehydrogenase family protein, which translates to MTTLTVDNPYTGDVACSVPLADEATVNTVLDQARAAARAARATSLAQRKDWCERMVASMEARADAIATDITRMMGKPLAQARGEIRGMAERARYMISIADTALADIVLPPKVGFERRIVKEPLGVVVDLPAWNYPLLTAVNVVVPAVLAGNAVVVKHSPRSPLCGEHFARAFAEAGAPPHLVQAMHCDHPTSERMMGDARVDHVVFTGSVYGGQRLTLAGATRFRHMGLELGGNDPAYVAPDCDFEKTVENIVDGAMYNAGQSCCAVERVYVHRSLYKRFTEACEALVRGYVLGDPMSDQTTLGPIAQPNHPLELEQLVEDARGKGARVLVGGKRTQVDGKGRFFQATLLTEMNDSMRLMRQESFGPLLPIAPVDSDEEARAKMNDSELGLTASVWTKDRDRAARFATQLEFGTVYMNRCDSVDPALPWIGVKNSGRGHSLSALGFDQLTRPKSIHFRLSF; encoded by the coding sequence ATGACCACCCTGACTGTCGACAATCCGTACACGGGCGACGTCGCCTGCTCCGTGCCCCTCGCGGACGAGGCGACCGTGAACACCGTGCTCGATCAGGCCCGGGCCGCCGCCCGGGCCGCGCGAGCCACCTCCCTCGCCCAGCGCAAGGACTGGTGCGAGCGCATGGTCGCCTCCATGGAGGCGCGGGCGGACGCCATCGCCACGGACATCACCCGGATGATGGGCAAGCCGCTCGCCCAGGCGCGGGGCGAGATTCGCGGCATGGCCGAGCGGGCCCGCTACATGATCTCCATCGCGGACACGGCGCTGGCGGACATCGTGCTGCCGCCCAAGGTGGGCTTCGAGCGCCGGATCGTCAAGGAGCCGCTGGGGGTGGTGGTGGACCTGCCCGCGTGGAACTACCCGCTGCTCACCGCAGTGAACGTGGTGGTACCGGCGGTGCTGGCGGGCAACGCGGTGGTGGTGAAGCACTCGCCGCGCTCGCCCCTGTGCGGGGAGCACTTCGCCCGGGCCTTCGCCGAGGCCGGAGCGCCCCCCCACCTCGTCCAGGCGATGCACTGTGACCACCCCACCAGCGAGCGCATGATGGGTGACGCACGGGTGGACCATGTGGTGTTCACCGGCTCGGTGTACGGCGGACAGCGGCTCACGTTGGCGGGCGCCACGCGCTTCCGGCACATGGGGCTGGAGCTGGGCGGGAACGATCCCGCCTACGTGGCTCCGGACTGTGACTTCGAGAAGACGGTGGAGAACATCGTGGACGGCGCCATGTACAACGCGGGCCAGAGCTGCTGCGCGGTAGAGCGCGTCTACGTGCATCGCTCGCTCTACAAGCGCTTCACCGAGGCGTGCGAGGCGCTGGTGCGAGGGTACGTGCTCGGCGATCCGATGAGCGACCAGACGACGCTGGGGCCCATCGCGCAGCCCAACCACCCGTTGGAGCTGGAGCAGCTCGTGGAGGACGCCCGCGGCAAGGGGGCTCGTGTGCTCGTGGGCGGCAAGCGGACCCAGGTGGACGGCAAGGGCCGCTTCTTCCAGGCCACGCTCCTCACGGAGATGAATGACTCGATGCGGCTGATGCGGCAGGAGTCCTTCGGGCCGCTGCTGCCCATCGCGCCCGTGGACTCGGACGAGGAAGCGCGCGCGAAGATGAACGACTCGGAGCTCGGCCTGACCGCGAGCGTCTGGACGAAGGATCGCGATCGCGCGGCCCGCTTCGCGACGCAGCTCGAGTTCGGCACCGTCTACATGAACCGGTGCGACTCGGTGGATCCAGCGCTGCCATGGATTGGCGTGAAGAACTCGGGCCGGGGACACAGCCTGAGCGCGCTGGGCTTCGATCAGCTCACCCGGCCCAAGTCCATCCACTTCCGGCTGTCATTCTAA
- a CDS encoding glycoside hydrolase family 6 protein — protein MQRTRPRTRALALAPLSFLLLALWGGVAAAQTHVDNPFEGSTAYVNPDYAALVDTSIAKTTDSALAAKMRTVKKYPTAVWLDRIAAVHGGSANGGRKGLRDHLDLVLAQKKAGQPITATFVIYDMPGRDCAALASNGELPLSEEGLQRYKTEYIDVIASIFADPKYKDIRIITAIEPDGLPNLVTNLSDPECAQANSSGIYVAAAQYALNKLHAIPNVYTYLDIAHSGWLGWDDNRQRVIALYTNVVGGTTAGLASVDGFVTNISNYTPLVEPHLVDPNVTVGGQQLKSAKIYEWNPHFDESDFTAALYTGFTAAGWPANIGFLIDTSRNGWGGPNRPTGASGSTVDAYADSGRVDRRGHRGLWCNHSGAGMGQAPQSAPSGYTASHLDAFVWIKPPGESDGASKEIPNDEGKGADPMCNPDYMTKYNMKTGALPDAPLSGHWFHNQFAMLVQNAYPAIPPTTGDNDPPFTPTGLTATAGNQQVTLSWTAALGATSYTVKRGTASNGPFVAVSTVTGTSYTNTGLTNGTTYYFVVSASNANGESANTSAVSATPGEQVLAAPTGLLATATSSSQINLSWTGSTGATGYNLYRSTSPNVALTAANRVGSSTTTSFTDTGLTPNTTYYYKATAFNASLESAGSNEVSATTQNVSTGALSVLYRDGDNNAPTNNQLRPHLRVKNGGTTPANLTEVKARYYFSLESPATLQVNCDWAVLGCTNLSFQFVQLASPRPGATHYLEVGFASGTLAAGQDTGDIQLRVNTSNWANFNEADDYSFKAGQTAYGENTSITVYRNGTLAGGIEP, from the coding sequence ATGCAACGAACGCGTCCAAGGACCCGCGCCCTGGCTCTGGCCCCCCTCTCATTCCTGCTCCTGGCACTCTGGGGAGGCGTCGCAGCCGCTCAGACGCATGTGGACAACCCGTTCGAGGGATCAACCGCCTACGTCAACCCCGACTACGCGGCGCTGGTTGACACCTCGATCGCCAAGACGACCGACAGCGCCCTGGCCGCGAAGATGCGCACGGTCAAGAAGTACCCGACCGCTGTCTGGCTCGACCGCATCGCGGCGGTTCACGGCGGCAGCGCGAACGGCGGCCGCAAGGGTCTGCGAGACCACCTGGACCTGGTGCTGGCGCAGAAGAAGGCTGGCCAGCCCATCACCGCGACCTTCGTCATCTACGACATGCCGGGCCGGGACTGCGCGGCGCTGGCGTCCAATGGTGAGCTGCCCCTGTCCGAGGAAGGTCTGCAGCGCTACAAGACCGAGTACATCGATGTCATCGCGTCCATCTTCGCCGATCCGAAGTACAAGGACATCCGGATCATCACGGCCATCGAGCCGGACGGCCTGCCGAACCTGGTGACCAACCTGAGCGACCCTGAGTGCGCCCAGGCCAACTCCAGCGGCATCTACGTGGCGGCCGCGCAGTACGCCCTGAACAAGCTGCACGCCATCCCCAATGTCTACACCTACCTGGACATCGCCCACTCGGGCTGGCTGGGCTGGGACGACAACCGTCAGCGGGTCATCGCGCTCTACACCAACGTGGTGGGCGGGACGACGGCCGGACTGGCCAGCGTCGATGGCTTCGTGACCAACATCTCCAACTACACGCCCCTCGTGGAGCCGCACCTGGTGGACCCGAACGTGACCGTCGGCGGGCAGCAGCTCAAGTCGGCGAAGATCTACGAGTGGAACCCCCACTTCGACGAGAGCGACTTCACGGCGGCCCTCTACACCGGCTTCACGGCCGCGGGCTGGCCGGCCAACATCGGCTTCCTCATCGACACCTCGCGCAATGGCTGGGGCGGACCCAACCGTCCGACGGGTGCGTCCGGCAGCACGGTGGACGCGTACGCCGACTCCGGCCGCGTCGACCGGCGGGGCCACCGGGGCCTCTGGTGCAACCACAGCGGCGCCGGCATGGGTCAAGCGCCCCAGTCCGCTCCGTCTGGCTATACCGCCTCGCACCTGGATGCGTTCGTCTGGATCAAGCCGCCGGGCGAGTCGGACGGCGCGAGCAAGGAGATTCCGAACGACGAGGGCAAGGGCGCGGACCCGATGTGCAACCCGGACTACATGACGAAGTACAACATGAAGACCGGGGCCCTGCCGGACGCGCCGCTGTCCGGCCACTGGTTCCACAACCAGTTCGCCATGCTGGTCCAGAACGCGTATCCGGCCATCCCGCCGACCACCGGTGACAATGACCCGCCCTTCACCCCGACGGGCCTGACGGCCACTGCGGGGAACCAGCAGGTGACGCTCAGCTGGACCGCCGCGCTCGGTGCGACGAGCTATACCGTCAAGCGGGGCACGGCCAGCAACGGACCGTTCGTGGCGGTGAGCACCGTGACGGGTACGAGCTACACCAACACCGGGCTGACCAATGGGACGACGTATTACTTCGTGGTCAGCGCGTCCAACGCCAACGGCGAGAGCGCCAACACCAGCGCGGTCTCGGCGACTCCGGGTGAGCAGGTCCTGGCCGCGCCCACCGGTCTGCTCGCAACGGCGACCAGCTCCAGTCAGATCAACCTGAGCTGGACGGGTTCCACGGGTGCCACCGGTTACAACCTCTACCGCTCCACCTCGCCGAACGTGGCGCTGACCGCGGCGAACCGGGTGGGGAGCAGCACCACCACCAGCTTCACCGACACGGGCCTGACGCCCAACACGACCTACTACTACAAGGCGACGGCCTTCAATGCCTCCCTCGAGTCCGCCGGCTCGAACGAGGTCTCCGCCACGACGCAGAACGTCAGCACCGGCGCCCTCTCCGTCCTCTACCGCGATGGGGACAACAACGCCCCGACCAACAACCAGCTCCGGCCCCACCTCCGGGTGAAGAACGGCGGCACCACGCCGGCCAACCTGACGGAGGTCAAGGCCCGGTACTACTTCTCGCTGGAGAGCCCGGCCACCCTGCAGGTCAACTGTGATTGGGCCGTCCTGGGCTGCACGAACCTGAGCTTCCAGTTCGTCCAGCTGGCCTCTCCGCGGCCTGGCGCCACCCACTACCTGGAGGTCGGCTTCGCCAGCGGCACGCTGGCGGCGGGCCAGGACACGGGGGACATCCAGCTCCGCGTGAACACGTCGAACTGGGCGAACTTCAACGAGGCGGATGACTACTCGTTCAAGGCCGGGCAGACGGCCTATGGCGAGAACACGAGCATCACCGTCTACCGGAACGGCACGCTGGCCGGAGGCATCGAGCCGTAG
- a CDS encoding phosphotransferase, producing MPIEHLTPSELKARTTRAVAAATSAGRALGLDVADPKVLHDVFSVVVHLAPSPVVVRVPVVLPPGFDGAPQVARQARELAVVAWLADRGLPVVRPSPLVPREPVRREGFSMTFWELVDVDTSRQPDFIAEAALAADLHAALRDYPGELPFLSPIAATVPACLALLEENPGLLAPADLERARGEWAVLGPVLSSREGFANAFPKAGVQPIHGDAPSYNIIRTTSGVRYADFEDVNLGPVEWDLAFLGPEGAAVYDAAAARAGVRPLDPAVLRVMDAARMLQVVACYALVPQLPMLAEGLAPSLQSWRTMPFAGGLG from the coding sequence ATGCCGATCGAGCATCTGACCCCCAGTGAGCTGAAGGCTCGTACGACACGTGCCGTTGCCGCGGCGACGAGTGCGGGCCGCGCGCTCGGACTCGACGTGGCCGACCCGAAGGTCTTGCATGATGTCTTCTCCGTCGTCGTGCACCTCGCGCCATCACCCGTGGTGGTCCGGGTCCCCGTGGTGCTGCCGCCCGGGTTCGACGGGGCACCGCAGGTCGCGCGTCAGGCGCGCGAATTGGCCGTGGTCGCATGGCTGGCGGACCGTGGGCTCCCGGTCGTGCGCCCGAGTCCCCTCGTCCCTCGTGAGCCCGTGCGGCGGGAGGGCTTTTCGATGACGTTCTGGGAGCTCGTGGACGTCGACACCTCGCGCCAGCCGGACTTCATCGCCGAAGCGGCGCTCGCGGCCGACCTGCACGCGGCGCTGCGCGACTACCCGGGCGAGCTCCCGTTCCTCTCACCCATCGCCGCGACTGTGCCCGCGTGCTTGGCGCTTCTGGAGGAGAACCCCGGGCTGTTGGCTCCCGCGGACCTCGAGCGGGCTCGGGGCGAGTGGGCTGTCCTTGGACCCGTGCTTTCATCGCGCGAGGGCTTCGCCAATGCGTTCCCGAAGGCCGGCGTCCAGCCAATCCACGGGGATGCGCCGTCGTACAACATCATCCGCACGACCTCGGGAGTGCGCTACGCGGACTTCGAGGATGTGAACCTTGGCCCGGTCGAATGGGATCTCGCGTTCCTCGGTCCGGAAGGTGCCGCCGTCTACGACGCGGCGGCGGCGCGAGCAGGCGTGCGGCCTCTCGACCCGGCTGTCCTGCGCGTCATGGATGCCGCGCGGATGCTTCAGGTGGTTGCCTGCTACGCCCTCGTGCCGCAATTGCCGATGCTGGCCGAGGGGCTCGCGCCCTCGCTCCAGAGCTGGCGGACGATGCCGTTCGCGGGCGGGTTGGGCTGA
- a CDS encoding transposase: protein MAAGTSSREIERRCETDIAFRYLTGGEQPDHDTVCAFRVRHLEAFRALFVDTLRVARQSGLEKVGHLSVDGTKMKANASKHKAMSYGRMDEAMKKLDEQVGRLLAEAEELDAQEDERHGKGRRGDELPEEMKNPKKRAERLREAARQVEAEKKVALAVEKEKRRERIGQAKQELEEQARKKAEAEGKSPEEAKPAEKAQYNFTDPESRIMPKGGAFQQSYNAQVAVDADTQLVVAQEVGQSSSDARQLAPMVEQVEANTGLVPEELSADAGYLCQEDIEKVEQKGVECFVAGGRDKHGEEAPPAPRGRPPAGLSFKERMKRKLLTKRGRKAYARRKVTAEPVIGQVKNTVLPRFSLRGLDKVRGEFSLACAVHNLKKMWKQGWALPGLAEQAA, encoded by the coding sequence GTGGCAGCCGGAACGAGCAGCCGGGAGATTGAGAGGCGGTGCGAGACGGACATCGCCTTCCGCTACCTGACGGGAGGAGAGCAGCCGGACCACGACACGGTGTGCGCCTTCCGGGTGAGACACCTGGAGGCCTTCCGAGCGCTCTTCGTGGACACGCTGCGGGTGGCCCGCCAGTCGGGGCTCGAGAAGGTGGGGCACCTGTCGGTGGACGGCACGAAGATGAAGGCCAACGCCAGCAAGCACAAGGCCATGAGCTACGGGCGCATGGACGAGGCGATGAAGAAGCTGGACGAGCAGGTGGGGCGCCTGCTGGCGGAGGCCGAGGAGCTGGATGCACAGGAGGACGAGCGCCACGGCAAGGGACGGCGTGGGGACGAACTGCCCGAGGAGATGAAGAATCCAAAGAAGCGCGCCGAGCGGCTGCGGGAGGCGGCGCGCCAGGTGGAGGCGGAGAAGAAGGTGGCGCTGGCGGTGGAGAAGGAGAAGAGGCGGGAGAGGATTGGGCAGGCGAAGCAGGAGTTGGAGGAGCAGGCCAGGAAGAAGGCCGAGGCCGAGGGGAAGTCGCCCGAGGAGGCAAAGCCCGCGGAGAAGGCGCAGTACAACTTCACCGACCCCGAGTCGCGAATCATGCCCAAGGGAGGGGCCTTCCAGCAGTCCTACAACGCGCAGGTGGCGGTGGACGCGGACACGCAGTTGGTAGTGGCGCAGGAGGTGGGGCAGAGCAGCAGCGATGCACGGCAACTGGCGCCCATGGTGGAGCAGGTGGAGGCCAACACGGGGTTGGTGCCCGAGGAGCTGAGCGCGGACGCGGGTTACCTGTGCCAGGAGGACATTGAGAAGGTAGAGCAGAAGGGGGTGGAGTGCTTCGTGGCTGGCGGGCGCGACAAGCATGGAGAGGAGGCGCCGCCAGCGCCGAGAGGACGCCCGCCGGCGGGCCTGAGCTTCAAGGAGAGGATGAAGCGCAAGCTGTTGACGAAGCGGGGGCGCAAGGCGTACGCGCGGCGCAAGGTGACGGCCGAGCCGGTGATTGGACAGGTGAAGAATACAGTCCTGCCACGCTTCTCGTTGCGGGGGCTGGACAAGGTGCGAGGAGAATTCTCGCTGGCGTGTGCCGTCCACAACCTCAAGAAGATGTGGAAGCAGGGTTGGGCGCTGCCTGGCCTGGCCGAGCAGGCCGCGTAG